One region of Chanodichthys erythropterus isolate Z2021 chromosome 24, ASM2448905v1, whole genome shotgun sequence genomic DNA includes:
- the LOC137014516 gene encoding transient receptor potential cation channel subfamily M member 1-like isoform X1 has translation MERISRKTSGSIKRPSIKRSASGSQKIQKTWIEKTFHKRECIHIFPAKDPTRCACGYLLTQHTAIPAVNKLPEENHLVQVDPPQEKWSAVRHTQIVPTDAYGTIEFQGGGFVNKAMYIRVSHDTKPDSLLHLMVKEWQLELPTLLISVHGGLQNFDLQPKLKQVFGKGLIKAAVTTGAWIFTGGVSTGVIRHVGDALKDHSSKSRWKVCAIGIAPWGILESKEDLIGKDVNKPYQAISNPLSKLAVLNNSHSHFILSDNGTCGKYGAEVKLRRQLEKHISLQKINTRLGQGVPVVCLIVEGGPNVISIVLESLREEPPVPVVVCDGSGRASDIISFAHKYSEIEGLVNEDAKEQLLVTIQKTFNYNKMQSGQILLMVIECMKKRELITVFRMGAEGQDDIEMAILTALLKGTNASAPDQLSLALAWNRVDIARNQIFVYGHNLPPASALASISTSAAPSQERQKGATQRNKGKVRGKKGKGKAKPEPPEETDPRKLELLNWVNSLEQAMMDALVLDRVDFVKLLIENGVNIHHFLTIPRLEELYNTKLGPANTLHIVVRDVKKGNLPPDYQITLIDIGLVVEYLMGGAYRCNYTRKNFRALYNNLYGLKRPKALKLLGMEDDEPRTKGKKKQKKKKEEEEDIDVDDPEVCRFHYPFHELMVWAVLMKRQKMALFLWQRGEEAMAKALVACKLLKAMAHESSQSEMVDDISQDLDNNSKEFGTLAYELLDQSYKHDEQLAMKLLTYELKNWSNSTCLKLAVAAKHRDFIAHTCSQMLLTDMWMGSLRMGKNPGLKVILNLVFPPFILLLDFRLGDDMSHQVTPDKEDRKTKDDDKSGRDANADAASKKGDEEEGDKKMRQIPIGTKIYEFYNAPFTKFWFNTIAYLGYLMLYNYVVLVKMERWPCLQEWIVISYIITLGLEKVRQILMSEPGKLKQKINVWLEEYWNITDLVAISTFLLGLLLRLQNEPYMGYGRVIYCVGIIFWYIRVLDIFGVNKYLGPYVMMIGKMMIDMLYFVVIMLVVLMSFGVARQAILHPDEEPTWRLARNIFYMPYWMIYGEVFADSIDLYAMEINPPCGDNLYDEDGKKLPPCIPGAWLTPAIMACYLLVANILLVNLLIAVFNNTFFEVKSISNQVWKFQRYQLIMTFHDRPVLPPPLIIFSHLYIIFRKLCCRCNKKKEGELDEKDKGLKLILTPEELKMLYEFEEQCVEEYFREREDEQLSSNDERIRVTNERVENMSMRLEEVNERENTMKASLQTVDLRLAQLEDINGRMVNALERLVGIDHSELTRTRSSASSICDPSSLQRHSSINSADGYSLYRYYLGVDERPPEEKEADLSKTISTTNLNTKEYGQNLEVDVPGVKRRLGSCVDIRIFPCEKGVEADGTKPESPKSSVPDNQTTSDGATQKEAFMTERVKLQATTSYPLEKVKAFKYYPTEIQSTSPSSVRRYRSTISFDQASGKEANQEGEGMDGSPATRRWSASYEYKVHPSLFGQMPKVSMVRPLVDQIDKFSNSFKVEQHSDQPEQQRLRVSSRHSKEEMGMQDGEKTLDSSEGSMTHESVQLTIDDGMTKGGELHSAGATGKEALLDVDQVNREERGDVDQHLEDTQQEMGKDPDDSEGSLGKEKGSEKQDGEQIKEITTGAGYCDSEVQADGSQLLLPEDTMFLPGRSKSWSTKPCTSLGNSLKRAHGSSSERDLAGAYGDTSDDPEKSAQKTTDDVPSDES, from the exons ATGGAGCGGATCAGCAGGAAAACCAGTGGCTCCATCAAACGGCCCTCCATCAAACGCTCAGCATCAGGGTCGCAGAAG ATCCAGAAAACTTGGATTGagaaaacatttcacaaaagAGAATGTATCCATATATTTCCAGCCAAGGATCCGACCCG GTGTGCCTGTGGTTATCTATTGACTCAGCACACTGCCATTCCTGCAGTCAACAAGCTACCAGAAGAAAACCATCTTGTGCAAGTGGACCCTCCTCAAGAAAAATGGTCAGCGGTCAGACATACCCAGATTGTCCCTACTGACGCTTATGGCACCATTGAATTTCAAGGAGGAGGATTTGTCAACAAAGCCATG TATATTCGGGTGTCCCATGATACTAAACCGGACAGCTTGCTGCATCTTATGGTGAAAGAATGGCAGCTTGAGTTGCCCACGTTGCTTATATCAGTTCATGGTGGCCTTCAGAACTTTGACCTGCAGCCCAAACTTAAGCAAGTCTTTGGGAAAGGCCTGATCAAGGCTGCCGTGACTACCGGAGCATGGATCTTCACTGGTGGAGTCAGCACTG GAGTGATCCGGCATGTTGGAGATGCTTTAAAGGACCACTCTTCTAAATCCAGATGGAAGGTCTGTGCTATAGGCATCGCTCCATGGGGGATCCTGGAAAGCAAAGAGGATCTAATTGGAAAAGAT GTTAACAAACCATACCAGGCCATCTCCAACCCTCTGAGCAAACTTGCCGTTCTCAACAATAGCCACTCACACTTCATACTATCTGATAATGGCACATGTGGGAAATACGGGGCGGAGGTCAAACTACGCAGGCAGTTGGAGAAACACATTTCACTCCAGAAGATTAACACGC gATTGGGCCAGGGTGTACCGGTGGTGTGTTTGATTGTGGAAGGGGGTCCCAATGTCATCTCCATTGTCCTGGAAAGCCTGCGTGAGGAACCACCTGTGCCCGTAGTGGTTTGTGATGGCAGTGGTCGAGCCTCTGATATCATTTCCTTTGCCCACAAATACTCTGAAATTGAAGG aCTGGTAAATGAGGATGCAAAAGAGCAACTGCTGGTGACCATCCAGAAAACCTTTAACTACAACAAAATGCAGTCAGGGCAGATTCTGCTCATGGTCATTGAATGCATGAAGAAGAGGGAGTTG ATAACAGTCTTTCGAATGGGTGCTGAGGGACAAGATGACATTGAAATGGCTATCCTCACTGCATTACTGAAAG GAACAAATGCATCAGCTCCAGATCAGCTGAGCTTGGCTCTGGCCTGGAATAGAGTTGACATAGCACGCAACCAAATCTTTGTGTATGGACACAACCTACCA CCTGCGAGTGCCCTTGCTAGCATCTCCACCAGCGCAGCACCATCTCAAGAAAGGCAGAAAGGAGCAACTCAACGTAACAAAGGAAAGGTCAGAGGAAAAAAGGGAAAAGGCAAAGCCAAACCAGAACCACCAGAGGAAACTGACCCCAGAAAGTTAGAACTACTCAACTGG GTGAATTCCCTCGAGCAGGCCATGATGGACGCTTTGGTTCTGGACAGAGTGGATTTTGTCAAGCTCCTGATAGAAAATGGTGTAAACATTCACCATTTTCTAACCATCCCTCGATTAGAAGAGTTATACAACACT aaacTTGGTCCTGCCAACACTCTACATATTGTAGTAAGAGATGTTAAAAAG GGGAATCTCCCACCAGATTACCAAATCACATTGATTGACATTGGACTGGTGGTGGAGTACCTGATGGGCGGAGCCTATCGCTGTAACTACACAAGGAAAAACTTCAGAGCTCTTTACAACAATCTTTATGGACTGAAGAGG CCTAAAGCCTTGAAGCTGCTTGGAATGGAG GATGATGAACCCAGGACAAAGGGCAAGAAGaagcaaaagaagaaaaaagaagaggaagaggacaTTGACGTGGATGACCCAGAGGTCTGTCGCTTCCACTACCCATTTCACGAGCTGATGGTCTGGGCAGTGCTGATGAAACGGCAGAAGATGGCTCTGTTTCTGTGGCAGAGGGGTGAGGAGGCTATGGCTAAAGCTCTGGTGGCCTGTAAGCTCCTCAAAGCCATGGCTCACGAGTCGTCTCAAAGTGAGATGGTGGACGACATATCGCAAGACCTCGATAACAACTCCAA GGAGTTTGGAACCTTGGCCTATGAGTTGCTGGATCAGTCCTACAAACATGATGAACAGCTAGCCATGAAACTGTTGACTTATGAGTTAAAGAACTGGAGTAACTCCACCTGTCTGAAATTGGCAGTGGCTGCCAAGCACAGAGATTTCATAGCCCACACCTGCAGTCAGATGCTCCTCACTGACATGTGGATGGGCAGCTTAAGGATGGGTAAAAACCCAGGACTGAAG GTGATACTCAACCTCGTTTTCCCACCTTTTATCCTGCTGTTGGATTTCCGTCTGGGTGATGACATGTCTCATCAAGTAACTCCAGATAAAGAAGACAGGAAGACCAAGGATGATGATAAGTCTGGCCGG GATGCCAATGCAGATGCAGCCTCTAAGAAAGGAGACGAGGAGGAAGGCGATAAGAAAATGAGGCAGATTCCAATCGGGACAAAAATCTATGAGTTCTACAATGCCCCTTTCACCAAATTTTGGTTCAATACT ATTGCCTACCTTGGCTATCTCATGCTGTACAATTACGTAGTACTGGTGAAGATGGAGCGTTGGCCATGTTTACAAGAGTGGATCGTCATTTCATACATCATCACTTTGGGGCTAGAGAAAGTCAGACAG ATCTTGATGTCTGAACCAGGCAAGCTCAAGCAAAAGATAAACGTGTGGTTGGAGGAGTACTGGAACATCACAGATCTGGTGGCCATCTCCACTTTCTTGCTCGGGCTACTACTAAGGCTTCAAAATGAACCCTACATGGGCTATGGTCGTGTGATCTACTGCGTGGGCATTATCTTTTGGTATATCCGTGTACTGGACATATTTGGAGTCAACAAGTACCTAGGACCCTATGTCATGATGATAGGGAAAATG ATGATTGACATGCTGTATTTTGTGGTGATCATGTTGGTGGTCCTGATGAGTTTCGGTGTGGCACGACAGGCCATCCTCCACCCAGATGAGGAGCCCACGTGGCGCTTGGCTCGCAACATCTTCTACATGCCTTATTGGATGATTTATGGAGAGGTGTTTGCAGATTCGATAGACC TTTACGCAATGGAAATAAATC CCCCCTGTGGAGACAATTTATATGATGAGGATGGGAAAAAGCTTCCACCCTGCATCCCTGGAGCATGGCTGACTCCAGCCATCATGGCCTGTTATTTGTTAGTGGCCAACATCCTGCTTGTGAACTTGCTCATTGCTGTCTTCAA CAACACGTTCTTTGAGGTTAAGTCCATCTCCAACCAAGTGTGGAAGTTCCAGAGATATCAGCTCATCATGACCTTCCATGACAGGCCTGTGCTACCTCCACCACTCATTATCTTTAGCCACCTCTACATCATATTCCGCAAACTCTGCTGCCGCTGTAACAAGAAAAAGGAGGGAGAACTGGATGAGAAGGATAAAGGATTAA AGCTTATTCTCACCCCGGAGGAGCTGAAGAtgctgtatgagtttgaggagCAATGTGTGGAGGAATATTTCAGGGAGAGAGAAGACGAGCAACTGTCTTCAAATGATGAGCGTATCAGGGTTACAAATGAAAG GGTAGAGAACATGTCCATGCGCCTTGAAGAGGTGAATGAGAGGGAGAACACAATGAAGGCCTCCCTTCAGACAGTGGACCTTCGTTTGGCCCAGCTAGAAGACATTAATGGCAGAATGGTGAATGCCTTAGAAAGACTGGTGGGAATCGACCACTCTGAATTGACCCGCACACGCTCATCTGCCTCCTCTATTTGTGACCCATCTTCTCTCCAGCGTCACAGTAGCATCAATAGTGCTGATGGGTACAGCCTCTACCGCTATTACCTGGGTGTTGATGAGCGTCCACCCGAGGAAAAAGAGGCAGATCTGAGTAAAACAATAAGCACTACAAACCTCAACACAAAGGAATATGGCCAGAATCTAGAGGTAGATGTTCCAGGGGTAAAAAGACGCCTTGGCTCATGTGTGGACATCCGAATCTTCCCTTGTGAGAAGGGTGTTGAGGCTGATGGGACAAAGCCAGAATCACCAAAATCTTCAGTTCCTGACAACCAGACTACTTCGGATGGTGCCACACAGAAAGAAGCCTTCATGACTGAGAGAGTGAAACTGCAGGCAACTACCTCCTACCCTCTAGAAAAGGTGAAAGCTTTCAAATATTATCCCACAGAAATACAAAGCACATCCCCGTCCAGTGTACGAAGATATAGGAGCACAATATCATTTGATCAAGCAAGTGGAAAGGAAGCAAATCAAGAAGGGGAAGGAATGGATGGGTCTCCAGCTACAAGACGTTGGAGTGCTAGTTATGAGTATAAGGTACATCCTAGTCTTTTTGGTCAGATGCCAAAGGTATCAATGGTAAGACCATTAGTAGACCAGATTGACAAGTTTAGCAACAGTTTCAAGGTAGAGCAACATTCTGACCAGCCTGAGCAACAGAGGCTGAGAGTTTCTTCTAGACACAGTAAAGAGGAGATGGGAATGCAAGATGGAGAGAAGACACTAGACAGTTCAGAGGGATCAATGACTCACGAAAGTGTTCAGCTGACAATAGACGATGGGATGACAAAGGGTGGCGAGCTTCACTCAGCAGGGGCAACTGGTAAAGAGGCATTACTAGATGTAGATCAGGTAAACCGGGAAGAAAGGGGTGATGTAGACCAGCACCTGGAAGATACTCAGCAGGAGATGGGAAAGGATCCAGATGATTCTGAAGGAAGTCTGGGAAAGGAAAAAGGTTCAGAGAAACAAGATGGAGAGCAAATAAAGGAAATAACTACAGGTGCAGGTTactgtgattctgaagtgcaAGCTGATGGTAGCCAACTGCTTCTGCCAGAAGACACAATGTTCCTCCCTGGAAGATCAAAGAGCTGGTCCACAAAACCTTGCACGTCCTTAGGAAACAGTTTGAAAAGAGCCCATGGATCGAGCAGTGAAAGAGACCTTGCTGGAGCCTATGGAGACACTTCTGATGATCCAGAGAAATCAGCACAGAAGACAACAGATGATGTACCTTCAGACGAGTCATAG
- the LOC137014516 gene encoding transient receptor potential cation channel subfamily M member 1-like isoform X2 — MERISRKTSGSIKRPSIKRSASGSQKIQKTWIEKTFHKRECIHIFPAKDPTRCACGYLLTQHTAIPAVNKLPEENHLVQVDPPQEKWSAVRHTQIVPTDAYGTIEFQGGGFVNKAMYIRVSHDTKPDSLLHLMVKEWQLELPTLLISVHGGLQNFDLQPKLKQVFGKGLIKAAVTTGAWIFTGGVSTGVIRHVGDALKDHSSKSRWKVCAIGIAPWGILESKEDLIGKDVNKPYQAISNPLSKLAVLNNSHSHFILSDNGTCGKYGAEVKLRRQLEKHISLQKINTRLGQGVPVVCLIVEGGPNVISIVLESLREEPPVPVVVCDGSGRASDIISFAHKYSEIEGLVNEDAKEQLLVTIQKTFNYNKMQSGQILLMVIECMKKRELITVFRMGAEGQDDIEMAILTALLKGTNASAPDQLSLALAWNRVDIARNQIFVYGHNLPPASALASISTSAAPSQERQKGATQRNKGKVRGKKGKGKAKPEPPEETDPRKLELLNWVNSLEQAMMDALVLDRVDFVKLLIENGVNIHHFLTIPRLEELYNTKLGPANTLHIVVRDVKKGNLPPDYQITLIDIGLVVEYLMGGAYRCNYTRKNFRALYNNLYGLKRPKALKLLGMEDDEPRTKGKKKQKKKKEEEEDIDVDDPEVCRFHYPFHELMVWAVLMKRQKMALFLWQRGEEAMAKALVACKLLKAMAHESSQSEMVDDISQDLDNNSKEFGTLAYELLDQSYKHDEQLAMKLLTYELKNWSNSTCLKLAVAAKHRDFIAHTCSQMLLTDMWMGSLRMGKNPGLKVILNLVFPPFILLLDFRLGDDMSHQVTPDKEDRKTKDDDKSGRDANADAASKKGDEEEGDKKMRQIPIGTKIYEFYNAPFTKFWFNTIAYLGYLMLYNYVVLVKMERWPCLQEWIVISYIITLGLEKVRQILMSEPGKLKQKINVWLEEYWNITDLVAISTFLLGLLLRLQNEPYMGYGRVIYCVGIIFWYIRVLDIFGVNKYLGPYVMMIGKMMIDMLYFVVIMLVVLMSFGVARQAILHPDEEPTWRLARNIFYMPYWMIYGEVFADSIDRKTRIYIYAMEINPPCGDNLYDEDGKKLPPCIPGAWLTPAIMACYLLVANILLVNLLIAVFNNTFFEVKSISNQVWKFQRYQLIMTFHDRPVLPPPLIIFSHLYIIFRKLCCRCNKKKEGELDEKDKGLKLILTPEELKMLYEFEEQCVEEYFREREDEQLSSNDERIRVTNERVENMSMRLEEVNERENTMKASLQTVDLRLAQLEDINGRMVNALERLVGIDHSELTRTRSSASSICDPSSLQRHSSINSADGYSLYRYYLGVDERPPEEKEADLSKTISTTNLNTKEYGQNLEVDVPGVKRRLGSCVDIRIFPCEKGVEADGTKPESPKSSVPDNQTTSDGATQKEAFMTERVKLQATTSYPLEKVKAFKYYPTEIQSTSPSSVRRYRSTISFDQASGKEANQEGEGMDGSPATRRWSASYEYKVHPSLFGQMPKVSMVRPLVDQIDKFSNSFKVEQHSDQPEQQRLRVSSRHSKEEMGMQDGEKTLDSSEGSMTHESVQLTIDDGMTKGGELHSAGATGKEALLDVDQVNREERGDVDQHLEDTQQEMGKDPDDSEGSLGKEKGSEKQDGEQIKEITTGAGYCDSEVQADGSQLLLPEDTMFLPGRSKSWSTKPCTSLGNSLKRAHGSSSERDLAGAYGDTSDDPEKSAQKTTDDVPSDES; from the exons ATGGAGCGGATCAGCAGGAAAACCAGTGGCTCCATCAAACGGCCCTCCATCAAACGCTCAGCATCAGGGTCGCAGAAG ATCCAGAAAACTTGGATTGagaaaacatttcacaaaagAGAATGTATCCATATATTTCCAGCCAAGGATCCGACCCG GTGTGCCTGTGGTTATCTATTGACTCAGCACACTGCCATTCCTGCAGTCAACAAGCTACCAGAAGAAAACCATCTTGTGCAAGTGGACCCTCCTCAAGAAAAATGGTCAGCGGTCAGACATACCCAGATTGTCCCTACTGACGCTTATGGCACCATTGAATTTCAAGGAGGAGGATTTGTCAACAAAGCCATG TATATTCGGGTGTCCCATGATACTAAACCGGACAGCTTGCTGCATCTTATGGTGAAAGAATGGCAGCTTGAGTTGCCCACGTTGCTTATATCAGTTCATGGTGGCCTTCAGAACTTTGACCTGCAGCCCAAACTTAAGCAAGTCTTTGGGAAAGGCCTGATCAAGGCTGCCGTGACTACCGGAGCATGGATCTTCACTGGTGGAGTCAGCACTG GAGTGATCCGGCATGTTGGAGATGCTTTAAAGGACCACTCTTCTAAATCCAGATGGAAGGTCTGTGCTATAGGCATCGCTCCATGGGGGATCCTGGAAAGCAAAGAGGATCTAATTGGAAAAGAT GTTAACAAACCATACCAGGCCATCTCCAACCCTCTGAGCAAACTTGCCGTTCTCAACAATAGCCACTCACACTTCATACTATCTGATAATGGCACATGTGGGAAATACGGGGCGGAGGTCAAACTACGCAGGCAGTTGGAGAAACACATTTCACTCCAGAAGATTAACACGC gATTGGGCCAGGGTGTACCGGTGGTGTGTTTGATTGTGGAAGGGGGTCCCAATGTCATCTCCATTGTCCTGGAAAGCCTGCGTGAGGAACCACCTGTGCCCGTAGTGGTTTGTGATGGCAGTGGTCGAGCCTCTGATATCATTTCCTTTGCCCACAAATACTCTGAAATTGAAGG aCTGGTAAATGAGGATGCAAAAGAGCAACTGCTGGTGACCATCCAGAAAACCTTTAACTACAACAAAATGCAGTCAGGGCAGATTCTGCTCATGGTCATTGAATGCATGAAGAAGAGGGAGTTG ATAACAGTCTTTCGAATGGGTGCTGAGGGACAAGATGACATTGAAATGGCTATCCTCACTGCATTACTGAAAG GAACAAATGCATCAGCTCCAGATCAGCTGAGCTTGGCTCTGGCCTGGAATAGAGTTGACATAGCACGCAACCAAATCTTTGTGTATGGACACAACCTACCA CCTGCGAGTGCCCTTGCTAGCATCTCCACCAGCGCAGCACCATCTCAAGAAAGGCAGAAAGGAGCAACTCAACGTAACAAAGGAAAGGTCAGAGGAAAAAAGGGAAAAGGCAAAGCCAAACCAGAACCACCAGAGGAAACTGACCCCAGAAAGTTAGAACTACTCAACTGG GTGAATTCCCTCGAGCAGGCCATGATGGACGCTTTGGTTCTGGACAGAGTGGATTTTGTCAAGCTCCTGATAGAAAATGGTGTAAACATTCACCATTTTCTAACCATCCCTCGATTAGAAGAGTTATACAACACT aaacTTGGTCCTGCCAACACTCTACATATTGTAGTAAGAGATGTTAAAAAG GGGAATCTCCCACCAGATTACCAAATCACATTGATTGACATTGGACTGGTGGTGGAGTACCTGATGGGCGGAGCCTATCGCTGTAACTACACAAGGAAAAACTTCAGAGCTCTTTACAACAATCTTTATGGACTGAAGAGG CCTAAAGCCTTGAAGCTGCTTGGAATGGAG GATGATGAACCCAGGACAAAGGGCAAGAAGaagcaaaagaagaaaaaagaagaggaagaggacaTTGACGTGGATGACCCAGAGGTCTGTCGCTTCCACTACCCATTTCACGAGCTGATGGTCTGGGCAGTGCTGATGAAACGGCAGAAGATGGCTCTGTTTCTGTGGCAGAGGGGTGAGGAGGCTATGGCTAAAGCTCTGGTGGCCTGTAAGCTCCTCAAAGCCATGGCTCACGAGTCGTCTCAAAGTGAGATGGTGGACGACATATCGCAAGACCTCGATAACAACTCCAA GGAGTTTGGAACCTTGGCCTATGAGTTGCTGGATCAGTCCTACAAACATGATGAACAGCTAGCCATGAAACTGTTGACTTATGAGTTAAAGAACTGGAGTAACTCCACCTGTCTGAAATTGGCAGTGGCTGCCAAGCACAGAGATTTCATAGCCCACACCTGCAGTCAGATGCTCCTCACTGACATGTGGATGGGCAGCTTAAGGATGGGTAAAAACCCAGGACTGAAG GTGATACTCAACCTCGTTTTCCCACCTTTTATCCTGCTGTTGGATTTCCGTCTGGGTGATGACATGTCTCATCAAGTAACTCCAGATAAAGAAGACAGGAAGACCAAGGATGATGATAAGTCTGGCCGG GATGCCAATGCAGATGCAGCCTCTAAGAAAGGAGACGAGGAGGAAGGCGATAAGAAAATGAGGCAGATTCCAATCGGGACAAAAATCTATGAGTTCTACAATGCCCCTTTCACCAAATTTTGGTTCAATACT ATTGCCTACCTTGGCTATCTCATGCTGTACAATTACGTAGTACTGGTGAAGATGGAGCGTTGGCCATGTTTACAAGAGTGGATCGTCATTTCATACATCATCACTTTGGGGCTAGAGAAAGTCAGACAG ATCTTGATGTCTGAACCAGGCAAGCTCAAGCAAAAGATAAACGTGTGGTTGGAGGAGTACTGGAACATCACAGATCTGGTGGCCATCTCCACTTTCTTGCTCGGGCTACTACTAAGGCTTCAAAATGAACCCTACATGGGCTATGGTCGTGTGATCTACTGCGTGGGCATTATCTTTTGGTATATCCGTGTACTGGACATATTTGGAGTCAACAAGTACCTAGGACCCTATGTCATGATGATAGGGAAAATG ATGATTGACATGCTGTATTTTGTGGTGATCATGTTGGTGGTCCTGATGAGTTTCGGTGTGGCACGACAGGCCATCCTCCACCCAGATGAGGAGCCCACGTGGCGCTTGGCTCGCAACATCTTCTACATGCCTTATTGGATGATTTATGGAGAGGTGTTTGCAGATTCGATAGACCGTAAGACTAGAATTTATA TTTACGCAATGGAAATAAATC CCCCCTGTGGAGACAATTTATATGATGAGGATGGGAAAAAGCTTCCACCCTGCATCCCTGGAGCATGGCTGACTCCAGCCATCATGGCCTGTTATTTGTTAGTGGCCAACATCCTGCTTGTGAACTTGCTCATTGCTGTCTTCAA CAACACGTTCTTTGAGGTTAAGTCCATCTCCAACCAAGTGTGGAAGTTCCAGAGATATCAGCTCATCATGACCTTCCATGACAGGCCTGTGCTACCTCCACCACTCATTATCTTTAGCCACCTCTACATCATATTCCGCAAACTCTGCTGCCGCTGTAACAAGAAAAAGGAGGGAGAACTGGATGAGAAGGATAAAGGATTAA AGCTTATTCTCACCCCGGAGGAGCTGAAGAtgctgtatgagtttgaggagCAATGTGTGGAGGAATATTTCAGGGAGAGAGAAGACGAGCAACTGTCTTCAAATGATGAGCGTATCAGGGTTACAAATGAAAG GGTAGAGAACATGTCCATGCGCCTTGAAGAGGTGAATGAGAGGGAGAACACAATGAAGGCCTCCCTTCAGACAGTGGACCTTCGTTTGGCCCAGCTAGAAGACATTAATGGCAGAATGGTGAATGCCTTAGAAAGACTGGTGGGAATCGACCACTCTGAATTGACCCGCACACGCTCATCTGCCTCCTCTATTTGTGACCCATCTTCTCTCCAGCGTCACAGTAGCATCAATAGTGCTGATGGGTACAGCCTCTACCGCTATTACCTGGGTGTTGATGAGCGTCCACCCGAGGAAAAAGAGGCAGATCTGAGTAAAACAATAAGCACTACAAACCTCAACACAAAGGAATATGGCCAGAATCTAGAGGTAGATGTTCCAGGGGTAAAAAGACGCCTTGGCTCATGTGTGGACATCCGAATCTTCCCTTGTGAGAAGGGTGTTGAGGCTGATGGGACAAAGCCAGAATCACCAAAATCTTCAGTTCCTGACAACCAGACTACTTCGGATGGTGCCACACAGAAAGAAGCCTTCATGACTGAGAGAGTGAAACTGCAGGCAACTACCTCCTACCCTCTAGAAAAGGTGAAAGCTTTCAAATATTATCCCACAGAAATACAAAGCACATCCCCGTCCAGTGTACGAAGATATAGGAGCACAATATCATTTGATCAAGCAAGTGGAAAGGAAGCAAATCAAGAAGGGGAAGGAATGGATGGGTCTCCAGCTACAAGACGTTGGAGTGCTAGTTATGAGTATAAGGTACATCCTAGTCTTTTTGGTCAGATGCCAAAGGTATCAATGGTAAGACCATTAGTAGACCAGATTGACAAGTTTAGCAACAGTTTCAAGGTAGAGCAACATTCTGACCAGCCTGAGCAACAGAGGCTGAGAGTTTCTTCTAGACACAGTAAAGAGGAGATGGGAATGCAAGATGGAGAGAAGACACTAGACAGTTCAGAGGGATCAATGACTCACGAAAGTGTTCAGCTGACAATAGACGATGGGATGACAAAGGGTGGCGAGCTTCACTCAGCAGGGGCAACTGGTAAAGAGGCATTACTAGATGTAGATCAGGTAAACCGGGAAGAAAGGGGTGATGTAGACCAGCACCTGGAAGATACTCAGCAGGAGATGGGAAAGGATCCAGATGATTCTGAAGGAAGTCTGGGAAAGGAAAAAGGTTCAGAGAAACAAGATGGAGAGCAAATAAAGGAAATAACTACAGGTGCAGGTTactgtgattctgaagtgcaAGCTGATGGTAGCCAACTGCTTCTGCCAGAAGACACAATGTTCCTCCCTGGAAGATCAAAGAGCTGGTCCACAAAACCTTGCACGTCCTTAGGAAACAGTTTGAAAAGAGCCCATGGATCGAGCAGTGAAAGAGACCTTGCTGGAGCCTATGGAGACACTTCTGATGATCCAGAGAAATCAGCACAGAAGACAACAGATGATGTACCTTCAGACGAGTCATAG